TGAACTGCTTTTACGTATGTGGCATTTTCCGATAACAATCAGTGCCCACTGGGAAACCGCTTATTTAATATTCAACCTCTTATTGATAAATTACTGCAGAGATTTCAAGTTGCAGTCGTGCCGGAGAAAGAAGTTTGCATTGAAGAAACACTTGTGCCATTTCGAGGAATACTAAGTATCATTCAGTATATAAAGAATAAGCGCCATAAATTCGAAACTAAATTGTTCAAACTTTGTCTAAGCGATGGCTACATCTGGAATATGAAAGTTTACTGTGGGAAGAATGCGAATCCTGGTGTTCCTCTTGCCACTTCTGTTGTTATGAGCTTTATGAGTGGATTACTAAATGAAGGCAGAATCTTATATACAGACAATTTTAACACAAGTGTTCATCTAGCACTCGAGCTTCTTGAACGATCAACACATTTAGTTGGTACTGTAAGATCAAACAGAAAACTGAATCCTCAAGATGTTGTACAGGCAAAACTAAAGAACGGGGAACGCAAAGTAAAGGAAAGTAGCACAGGTGTAGTAgtactgaaatggaaagataagagGGATGTTCTGATGTCGTGTGctgttcatggagaagaagaagcagaaattcaAACCAGGAAGGGCACAAAGAAAAAAACAGCAACGATAATTGACTATAATCAATCAAAGTCTTTTATAGATCTTTCTGATGGAATGAAGTCGTACTCGCATTGACTAATACGGGATGTGAAATGGTACAGGAAGCTTGCAATTGAATTGTTGACAGGGTTAGCACTGGTAAATGCTCATGTGATTTACCgatacatcaacaacaagaagttCTCAATCACAGAATTCAAAGAGGAAGTGATTGTGAGACAGAAGATGCCAATGAGCCTGAGAGATCTCTCACCAAAGCCACTGCGTTACCTGCATTTTGTGCACTTGTGAACGCGGGAGCAGCCAGACGTAGATGTACAGTGTCCTatgaaaaaatgaagaatgaatttgGACGAGAGCAAGCTGTCAAGGAATGCaaacaaactgcatcggaatgtaAGAATTGTGACTCATATTTTTGCATACAATGTTTTTTCATAAAGCACAGTGCATACAGGTGTTCGAGAAACAATTTCATTGTTGTTGAAATTAGAGTTGAAGAATGTAAATGAAACTGTATGTGATTTGCATCTACTGTGTAAGTAATACGTCAaactaaacaataaataaataataaaaggaagGAAAGCCCAATACGACTGAGTCATGTgagttatattgttgttgttgttgttgtggtcttcagtcctgatactggtttgatgcagccctccatgctgctctatcctgtacaagcttcttcatctcccagtacctactgcaacctacatccttctgaatctgcttaatgtattcatattttggtctccctctaagatttttaccctcctcgctgccctccaatactaaattggtgatcccttgatgcctcagaacatgtcctaccagccgatcccttcttctagtcaagttgtgccacaaacttctcttctccccaaccctattcaatacctcctcattagttatatgatctacccatctaatcttcagcattcttctgtagcatgacatttcgaaagcttcaatcctcttcttgtcccaactatttatcgtccacgtttcacttccatacatggctacactccatacaaatactttcagaaacgacttcctgacacttaaatctatactcgatgttaacaaatttctcttcttcagaaacgctttccttgccattgccagtctacattttatatcctctctacttcgaccatcatcagttattttgctccccaaatagcaaaactcatttactactttaagtgtctcatttcataatctaattccctcagcatcacccgacttcattcgactacattccattatcctcgttttccttttgttgatgtccatcttatactctcctttcaagacactgtccattccgttcaactgctcttccaagtcctttgctgtctctgacagaattacaatgtcatcggcgaacctcaaagtttttatttcttctccatggattttaatacctactccgaatttttcttttgttttctgtactgcttgctcagtatacagattgaataacatcggggagaggctacaaccctgtctcactcccttcccaacctctgctttcctttcatgcccctcaactcttataactgccatctggtttctgtacaaattgtaaatagcctttcgctccctgtattttacccctggcacctttagaatttgaaagagagtattccagtcaacgttgtcaaaagctttctctaagtctacaaatactaggaacgtaggtttgcctttccttaatctttcttctaaggtgagtcgtaaggtcagtattgcctcacgtgttccaatatttctatggaatccaaactgatctttcccgaggtctgcttctaccagtttttccgttcgtctgtaaagaattcgcgttagcattttgcagctgtgacttattaaactgatcacatctgtcgacacctgcttttttgggattggaattaatatattcttcttgaagtttgagggtattccgcctgtctcatacagcttgctcaccagatggtagagttatgtcaggactggctctcccaaggccgtcagtagttccagtggaatgttgtctactccgggggccttgtttcggctcaggtctttcagtgctctatcaaactcttcacgcagtatgatatctcccatttcatcttcatctacatcctcttccatttccataatattgtcctcaaatacatcgcccttgtgtagacccttcatatactcattccacctttctgctttcccttctttgcttagaactgggtttccatctgagctcttgatattcatacaagtggttctcttttctccaaagatctctttaatttttctgtaggctgtatctatcttacccctagtgaattaagcctctacatccttacacttgtcctctagccatgcctgcttagccattttgcacttcctgtcgatcacacttttgagacatttgtattcctttttgcctgcttcatttattgcgtttttatattttctcctttcatcaattaaattcgatatttcttctgttacccgaggatttctactcgCCCTCATctctttacgtacttgatcctctgctgccttcactacttcatacctcagagctacccattcttcttctactgtatttctttcccccattcctgtcaattttccccttatattctccttgaaactctgtacaacctctggtttagttaggttatccaggtcccatctccttaaattcccattttttttttttttttgcagtttcttcagttttaatctacagttcatgacgaatagattgtgatcagagtccacatctgccgctggaaatgtctgacaagttaaaacctggttcctggatctctgtcttaccattatataatctatctgagaccttccagtttccaggcttcttccaagtatacaaccttctttcatgattcttgaaccaagtgttagctatgattaagttatgctctgtgcaaatttctaccaggcggcttcctctttcatttcttccccccaatccatattcacctactacgtgtccttctcttcctactatcgaattccagtcacccaagactattaaattttcgcctcccttcactatctgaataatttcttttatttcatcatacatttcttcaatttcttcgtcatctgcagagctagttggcatataaacttgtactactgtagtaggtgtgggcttcgtgtctatcatggccactattatgcattcactatgctgtttgtagtagcttaccggcactcctatttttttattcattattaaaccgactcctgcattacccctatttgattttgtatttaaaccctgtattcacctgaccaaaagtcttgttcctcctgccaccgaacttcactaattcccactaatctaactttaacctatccatttccctttttaaattttttatcctacctgcctggttaagggatctgacattccacgctccgatccgtagaacgccagttttctttctccgccggcccgtgtggccgtgcggttctaagcgcgtcagtttggaaccgcgtgaccgctacggtcgcaggttcgaatcctgcctcgggcatggatgtgtgtgatgtccttaggttagttaggtttaagtagttctaagttctaggggactgatgacctcagtagttaagtcccatagtgctcagaaacatttgaaccatttttttttctttctcatgataacaacatcctcttgagtagtccccgccaggatgTCCggatgggggactactttacctccggaatattttacccaagaggacgccatcatcatttaatcatacagtaaagctgcatgccctcgggaaaaattacggccgtagtttccccttgctttcagccgttcgcagtaccagcacagcaaggccgttttggttagtgttacaaggccagatcagtcaatcatccagactgctgcccttgcaactactgaaaaggctgctgcccctcttaaggaaccacacgcttgtctggcctctcaacagatacccatccgttgtggttgcacctacggtacggccatctgtatcactgaggcacgcaagcctccccaccaacggcaaggtccatggttcatgaggcgGGGGGTTAGTTATATATAACGCACGAACTACAATAACTACTCTTGAAAACTGTAGGCCACGAAGATGATTTGTTACTGGGGCCATAACCTACTATAACACCGAGTCACAGCACGCTCCTGTGTTACAACTGCACCACGGTgctttaaatggaaaaatgtccGTGAGCTGTATTTGAAAAATGTCCGTGAGTTGTATTTACTTCACGTGGCCCGAagagaacacttcctgtgagttatatttaactcacgtggcagtcaatgtgttaaaatgTATTCTTTTGTGGAAGCTGCTACGTGACTTACTTCCTTTCTGATCTGCCATTATCTGTACCATTTTAAATAGTTGCTAACAATTTTCAGAGAGATACAAAAGCACTGTGAGGGAAATGTGACATATAATTCCTTCCGCTACACCTTCCACAATCTAATAATTacgctttattttatttcatctggatTTCAACTCCCAGTCTGCTGGTAATGGAACGAGTTTCTCCGAACTGGAGAATTTAATGTTTGCTTTAGTGCGAAAATGAGTCAGATTTTGTGTTAAGCATTAGCTGTAAGATGTAGCAGTATAGTTTTCCTTTGTAGTATTAAGGTTGAAAGGTGGATTGTCAAGATTTCATGTCCGTCTGTATTGATTAACGCATTTTGACAGCGAACTTTCGCGCTCAAGTGGATCGTGGCGCTATCTATGCGAAGCTTTTCCGAACTAAGTTGTTCAATATTTCGTTGGCAATTGAGGTTGAGCTAAGAGATGGAGCTGGGACGGATATTTGTGCCTTTCGTCTTCTGGTTTGTATATTTGAATTAGTTGAACACATCATGGCAATCCATGATAGTGAATTGAGTGATGGTCGAAGGGATAGTGATGATACCGCACACTGTGATTATGTTTTAGTTAGCGACAATAGCGGTGGAATGACCTTGCGTAATGTTATATTTTCGTTTACCTAAATGTTAATGTTCGGTATCGAAGGAATTATGTCTGAAATCTCGTGAAGAATAAATTGTTGTGCCTTAACATTTCTTAAAGTAGTTAGTGAGATGGACAAAGAATGTGACAGTAGTTGGAAATGCGGAAAGCATTTGTTGAAAAGGTAAACTGAAACTAGAAACACGTAATCTGGAAATTGTTTGACTACAAATATCAtcaattgtgtgttgataaattgtTAAGTAACATAAACATTGTTTTGAACCGGTGAGCATAGTATTTGTGACCATAGCATTTTCAGATGTGGTGTTTTGCGAGAGATTGATGAGAAGAATTAGACTGAAAGAGGTTTCCCTGTCATCATTTCGATGTCAGCGTCTAGGAAAACATACTGTTATGATGCACAACTGATAGATGATGTGTCTGTGGGATGGTATTTAGTTACCATATGCGAATGCTGTATTTTTATAGAATATACTCGTCAAAGTCGTATTAATTGCTCCATATAACGatgctatttttaataatttgataGATTTGAAACATGTCAAAATTAATTCCCCGACATCTGAAGGCAACAGAATGTGCCTTCGTAGGCTTGAGAAGTCGTTGTTTTGACTTATAAATTTACACATTATTGGAACCTGTAGTTCggtattttctgtttttcttaaaaCATTGTTGCCATTGTAAGGCCTTTTTTATTGgcgaaacaaaaaattaattagacGAACAGTGTTGATGTACATCATAAACTTCGGATgactatttgttttctttttaatttaagcTGAATCTCTGAATTACCAAAtgttatttttaatcattttacgTTCGTGGATGTAGCGTAGATCCCTTCATTTTAATAGCAGTGAGAAAACGTGTTGTTAGAACGTTGAAGATGTATTTCACAGGTCTTTTTCCCTTGCAAGGGCACCGAATTTTTTTGCAAGAACTTTAGCCGTTAAGAAGATTGAGAGTGTACCCAATTTATCCACGGCTGCAACTGCATTAAATTGTAGGCAGGAGAGTGCGATAGGGGCAAATAATAAACGTTTTTAATGAAATGTTTGTTGATAAAGGatacattatattaaaaaaaataaacgctGGGAGCTTGACATGTGAACTATATATTTGGTAATACACCATGTATCACCAGTGTGGATAAAAATTGAGTATCCTTACCAGTGGCTGCTACTAGTGGGGGGCAAAAAGGTCTTGAAGGGAGTAGGGCTGTTAAAAGAACCATGTTGCAATACTGAGAACAAGATTATCTGCAATTTGCCTAAATGTTATTTACAGCTAGTAATTTTAAGTATACTTGTTTCAACGGAAAGGGAAAAAATATCTTGAGTGACTATGCCAGTTTTATTTTGATATCATACTTTTGTTTTCCTACAACCTATGGACTAGTGATAAGAGAACATTTTAGCAGGTACATTGCGTGCATTCAAATGTAGTTTGTGTTACTGTTGTTGATAGACATGAAATCAAAAATAAATGAAGGCTGAAACATAGAGCGGGCACTTGACCTGCAAAACATAGTGTTTAGCTTTGTCACCGTTCAGTGGATGGGTTAACATTAGCATCATGGCTAGAATGTGATACTAGGACATCCCGCCCCTTCACTGAAATCTTGCTTGTGATGACAGACTGTTTTGTAGATTAGCCTGAGGTGATAATATGGTTGCGAGTTGGCGAATACCAAATAAAGGTTGGGATACATAATATGTTGATCTGTGGTGTAGCCTGTTGTTTAGGTGTGTGCCGTAATGCAGCTATGTCACAAAACCTAAAACTACCAGGTACATCCAGAAATCCTGTAATAAATAATGGACAAGTCTCGGAGTATTTTGATGTTATTGTGACCTCCGTATATCATATATAAACTATGAAAAATGGAAGAGGTCTACTATGTATCTTTTACTAGCATTGCCtttttattttcaataacttgAACTATCATGTCAAGGATCCTGTCAGTTGCATTTCCTTGGAGACACTATTAGCTTGTTTGTGTTCTTCTTACTCATAACTGATCACTCAGATTGAGTTCACCTTTTAcgataaaaaaaatttactttgctACTGAGTCATTTCCCTGTAATAAGTGTGTGGTGTATTCTTTGCTTCATTATGAGTGATTTGATATCGATATCTGAAAACTTGCATTTAACTGATATGGTTCTTGAAAAATCATGTTAAATACATTAACAGCTTTGTAACACTTCTGTGATTGAAAGTAACTAACAAGACACTCTTTGGGAGAGATCAAAAGGATATTTTCAAAATAGGTGCAAGTGTTCAAAATAGTATGTGATGTATTGGTGTATTTCATAGAAGTCAGTTAcgtactttcatgttccatggatcattttccaTGATAAATCaccatgatgtggaacgagtcattttacactcGTATTGCAAATCAGATTGTTCTCTAAACatcacactattattattattattatcatcgtcgtcgtcgtcccccctcccccaaaatgaaaacaagatataaagggcacaacaagctttcaaggacttgaaaaaggtagggaaat
The genomic region above belongs to Schistocerca americana isolate TAMUIC-IGC-003095 chromosome 7, iqSchAmer2.1, whole genome shotgun sequence and contains:
- the LOC124623086 gene encoding uncharacterized protein LOC124623086; this encodes MKVYCGKNANPGVPLATSVVMSFMSGLLNEGRILYTDNFNTSVHLALELLERSTHLVGTVRSNRKLNPQDVVQAKLKNGERKVKESSTGVVVLKWKDKRDVLMSCAVHGEEEAEIQTRKGTKKKTATIIDYNQSKSFIDLSDGMKSYSH